A genomic segment from Aegilops tauschii subsp. strangulata cultivar AL8/78 chromosome 1, Aet v6.0, whole genome shotgun sequence encodes:
- the LOC109734484 gene encoding uncharacterized protein, giving the protein MAGIVNKEFPELAQTWLNYLSWSSDCEIFLQGKTLLRAIGKGAQLAVTDPKFETENAQALHFLRHHLSPTLKDEYMAERSASGLWTALKQRFERLKYAVKPRAEAEWIRLRFADFKTIEKTLSTFHPDAVQSSRNYRQGNYTRYSELIDVLQVAEAQDEVLKKNFVAQPLGGSSRQEVNALKVRKPQQKKRGRKGKKKGPHPPAPAKQNKPGKGGQRPQDCFRCGSVEHFSRQCRAPQEVVDAYKARKARETHLALVQEGAPPAPMAAPVMIATPPAAPIEATPVVPIAAALAVSTDAHVAMEVDHMAASAAPPLDIDAASKMISKEDQLTSMEIAAEVNGFFTEST; this is encoded by the exons ATGGCCGGAATTGTCAACAAGGAGTTTCCTGAGTTGGCCCAGACATGGCTGAACTACCTGTCATGGTCCTCGGACTGCGAGATCTTTCTCCAGGGCAAAACCCTCCTGAGGGCGATCGGTAAGGGGGCCCAGCTGGCCGTCACTGATCCCAAGTTCGAAACTGAGAATGCGCAGGCTCTGCACTTTCTCCGTCATCACCTGTCACCTACTCTGAAAGATGAGTATATGGCTGAGCGCAGTGCTTCTGGCCTTTGGACCGCTCTTAAGCAGCGGTTTGAGCGGCTGAAGTACGCTGTGAAGCCACGTGCAGAGGCAGAGTGGATCCGTCTGAGGTTTGCGGACTTCAAGACG ATTGAGAAAACCCTATCCACTTTCCACCCCGACGCGGTCCAGTCCTCACGGAACTACCGCCAGGGGAACTACACGAGGTATTCAGAGTTGATTGACGTCCTGCAGGTGGCGGAGGCGCAGGACGAGGTTCTCAAAAAGAACTTTGTCGCGCAACCACTTGGGGGGAGTTCTCGCCAGGAGGTGAACGCTCTCAAAGTCCGCAAGCCTCAACAGAAGAAGAGGGGCCGGAAGGGCAAGAAGAAGGGCCCTCACCCCCCCGCCCCGGCTAAGCAGAACAAGCCGGGCAAGGGAGGGCAAAGGCCTCAGGACTGCTTCCGTTGTGGCTCGGTGGAGCATTTCTCCCGCCAGTGCCGCGCACCACAGGAGGTCGTTGATGCATATAAGGCTCGGAAGGCGCGTGAGACGCACCTCGCCTTGGTTCAGGAGGGAGCTCCACCGGCGCCCATGGCGGCACCCGTGATGATCGCTACTCCCCCTGCTGCGCCCATAGAGGCGACCCCCGTGGTGCCCATCGCGGCAGCTTTGGCGGTCTCTACCGACGCCCACGTCGCCATGGAGGTTGACCACATGGCCGCCTCGGCGGCGCCGCCACTAGACATTGATGCTGCCTCCAAGATGATTTCTAAGGAGGATCAACTCACTAGTATGGAGATTGCGGCGGAAGTGAATGGCTTCTTCACCGAGTCCACTTAG